Part of the Impatiens glandulifera chromosome 8, dImpGla2.1, whole genome shotgun sequence genome is shown below.
GAGACAACAACAACAAGTTCTATGTCATCCAACTACTAGGTGTCACATTCCTGCACTGATTGTTGTTGTTTGGGTTCATTTAATTGACTCATTTATGCATTTTCggtttattttgatatatggAAACATTCTTATGTTGGGAGTTAATGTCAGAATCTGATGATGGTTCAAGATATATGGTATACACTAGATGGGGTAGAGTTGGTGTAAAAGGTCAGAATAAGATTTTTGGCCCCTACACTTCAAAAGATTCTGCAATCCAGCAGTTTGAATCTAAGTTCTATACTAAAACTAAGAACGACTGGTCGGACCGAAAAGAAGAGTTTGTCTCACATCCAAAGTGCTACACCTGGTTGGAAATGGACTACACTAGCCAAGAAAATGACTCATTTGTAAGAAATACTTTGTGTTGTAAAAATAGACAGAATGGATTTTCATTGATTAAATATATGCTCGTGAAATTCATGACTCTTATGTGCAATGATTCCTGTTATCAGACCAAAAGAGAGACTTGTGAAATTCCTCGGAATTTGGAAACAAAACTAGAAGCTCCTGTTGCAAAATTCATCTCTCTTATCTGCAATATCAGCATGATGAGGCGTCAAATGATGGAAATAGGTTGGTTTTCAGTTGCCCACTCATGACTTGTTTCAGACatagttatttgaatttgaagtaGATTATATTAGCATCCTGGATGATAGCGTCCTTAATTTGACTTTTATCTATTGAGCTTGAGATGACTTCTGTTGCAAATCCATGTGGTTATAGGGTACAATGCTGAGAAGCTTCCTCTTGGTAAACTTAGCAAGTCCACTATTTCAAAGGCAAGCTATCAAGTCATGTTTTACCtttaagatataaatatattttctctttatattcaGTAAGGTTTGTAAAGGAAAAAAAGCTAAACACTGTCCTGTATTTCTTCTCTTTTAGCTTTAGTATGTGATGTGAGGTTTTCATCTGAAATTTCTACAGGGGTACGGTGTATTGAAAAGAATTGCAGACATGATCGGTCAATTAGATAGAAAAACTATAGAGCAACTCAGTGGGTAAGATTGGCTAACTAGTTATTCTCCGTGTTTTGCACGAATAATGCCTTTTGGGTGCCTTGGTTGGCATGTATTTGAAGTGTTCTCTAAGACATATTTGTGTTTCAACATTTTCATTCCAGGGAATTCTACACAGTCATTCCTCATGACTTTGGATTTAAGAAAATGCGTGAGTCTTTTAGCCATTTTCAGTATTTCATGAATGGATAAAATTACATAGCTTCTTGTGTTTCAATGTGAAATGGCAGGAGACTTTGTTATTGACACCCCACAAAAGTTAAAAAGCAAATTGGAAATGGTAATCTAATAATGCATATTCGATTCTCTATACAGTCCTTCCTAGATTCTTTTTGGTTTATTTTCAATTCGATTCCATTTGAAGGTTGAAGCACTGGGTGAAATTGAACTTGCTTCAAAGTTGTTGAAGGATGATATAGACACGCAGGTACTTTCCTGaaactataaatatgttaataaacCTATTTATGTAATAATGTAAATATCTTTACATGCATCTTGATCTTTTCTTTTTAGTCTATTTTTGTCCTTGTTTCTACCTGCTGATGCATTCTCTATCTTTGGAACATTATTTCTTTTGGATTTCTAAAATTAAGGAAGTAAAAAAAGTGAATGTTTCACTAAGATTGTATACAGATGATATAATGAGTTTACATTAAATGCAGAACCTCTCTTGTTTTTCCTTCATATAAATGcatgtgaaaaaatataaatagaattgaATGTTGAGGAGATTATCCATAGAAACTTATTGATGAATTACGTTTTAGAATGActgttaaataaaaatgtcaaaacttATAATTGGAATGGGAGTTTGAGACGTGTGTATTTTGGAACAAAAATACACGGGATTCATTTTTGGAGATACCATAACAGTAGGAGGAACAAGAGATTTAACCTCCATATATATTTTGACTGTTGTCAGATTTATGCATATTCTGTTTTTGCCATGAAAAACAGGATGATCCGTTATATTCTCATTATCAACGCCTTAATTGTCATTTGACTCATGTTGAAGCTGATTCAAGGGAATTCCTTATGGTACTattcttctctctttctttctggCTGAAATATGTAGATTTATCCATTTACTGTACTTGTAAACTTTGTCTTGATTCTTTGTGGTGGTATTGGATAATGCTTAGATTGAGAGATACATGAAGAACACTCATGCGAAAACGCATTCAGACTACACTGTTGATATCGCTCAGATATTCAGGGTATCAAGGGAGGGTGAAGATGATTGTTTCAAGAAGGTGAGCAGTAATTTATACACaacaatttctttctttttttcttcaacaATTTGATCTCCTTTGTCCAACACAGTTCTCTAGTACCAAAAACCGAATGCTGTTGTGGCATGGTTCGCGTCTGACAAACTGGGCTGGAATTCTATCTCGAGGTTATAATATAACTTTTCCGATACAGAAACTAAAACAATAAGTGTTTCAAATGGGATATTTTTTGGCACGTTGATAGATTATTTAACTGTCAACTAATGATCAGGATTACGCATTGCTCCACCTGAAGCACCTGTAACGGGATACATGTTTGGAAAAGGCGTGTATTTTGCAGACATGTTCTCCAAAAGTGCAAACTATTGTTACGCAAGCAATTCGTCTCCTGTTGGCGTACTACTCCTTTGCGAGGTttgttaatttgaattaatcttGGACtctataatatttgtttgaagtGAAGATCTTTAGGCTTATAGATTGTTGAACATGTTATACTTTTAGGTGGCACTTGGAGATATGGCAGAGTTACAATCTGCTGACTACAATGCTGACAATTTACCAGAGGGAAAATTGAggtacaacatttattttactataGTAAAACTTGTAATTTTTGAACCATGGTAAATGCGATCTACTCGTTCTACTATGGTTTTAATGAAACTCAATttagaaaaacaataaaataagaacttttaatttttataggGCATAAATAATGCTGACTAACAACATTTGGTTCAAATTCATAActgtaatatgatatatatcCCTTTCTTCTTAAAGTAGGAAACTGTTACTTTATCACAATCACGATACCATTAGAAATCCATTAAAGTTgatactaaatattttatcccCTTCATTTAGTAATTATTTTCTCGATCATGATCTAGTTTATTTGgtgtaaagattattttattgattatgaTCCATATTGATTTTTTCTAATCATGATCTGgataataaaatgtgacaacaATAGgcctttcttgttcttcttctcatAACGGTTGCTTATGAATCTCTTGCAGCACAAAAGGCATTGGTGCAACTGCTCCAGATTCTTCCGAGTTTCAAACACTTGAAAATGGGGTGGTTGTTCCTCTTGGAAAACCGAAACAGCAGATGAGAAAAAGAGTAAGATTTTGCCTTTCTTTTATCTCTATATTTTACAATTCTCTTCTGCTGATTCTGTTGCccataaaaattatatcaacaaAATGGGGGTATTTGCAGGGGGCCTTATTGTACAACGAATACATTGTTTACAATGTAGATCAAATCAGGATGCGCTATGTTATTCAAGTCAACTTCAAATATTAGCTGCCAAAGACATATGGTACGAGTTAGCCTTTATCGGGTTTTCCATAATTATACATGCTGCATTGTTTTCGCTTGCTTGTAAAATTTTGGAGGGGTAACTTGTAATAACTTGTCTTTTGGGGGTGGGTAATCatattctcattttgtgttttttcacaATGGTGTTTGATACTGGCTAGTTTTCACATATAACTAATTATACAATTTCAAAACATCAAAATGGCtcatcaaacaataatttagTCTTATTATCACAAAATCAATCCCACACCAAAATATCCTGAACTTAAACATAGTGTTCATGTTCAGACAGTGTTACAACTTCAGCATTTACATTTATGATTTACACACTTGATAAAAATCACATAGAGTTTGTTCTACTCGGTTATCGCCTTTGAGATCTTGGTGTCCCCTAACCTAAAAAACGGTAAGATCCAAACCAATCGGTTTGGGTATCACATGACCCATAGCGGTTGATTTAGgtaattagtttgattttcagtttcaaaaaatttcaactCGAAATAGATCGGTTTTGAgtaccaacaaaaaaaaaagaatcaaaCTTTTCGAAAATGAAGTATTTGAATATCTGGTTCATACGAATTAGAAAGGTTGAGAAtgtatattctaaaatattatttattatgttattatttgtacatgatgtgatatatatttgaagccggtctttttatatatatatatatatatatatatatatatatatatatggataattATAGAGAACATTTTTCGGCATGGTTTACCAACCTATATTTCActtatatttagaattttttgtaTAGATCCTTTCGATATCGCATGATTGGTTTATTCAGTGTATTTTACTTCTCTAATCGTTATGGAACTCAAACGAGTTTGTATTTGGAGTCAATctaaaacaaaatcaatattGTCGGATATTCTCtattggaattttaatttttacaaatttgtcGTACTATTTAATATCTAGGTtcttagatattttttttgatttggaattaatttaaagtttttacttttattttgtttatgcaGTAGTCAATTGGGCTCAACTCTTGCAAGTGAAAATGTGTATcctaaaacatttatattttttaaaatatttttctgtttatttctttcttcttggacattattttattttttttaaatattagtttaaaatataactcaaaatgagaaatcaaaatATTAGTCTTATTATCACAAAATCAATGACATGTATGTAGGCATAAACATTTTACGTTTTCACAACCTTTTCTTACGATCCATTGTCGATATCACGGAAATGGAAATTGGACGATGTTTGTGCCTCGTCACAAtaacaaattctaaatatacAAACCCCAAGGTCTGGACTAGAACAAAAGTTAGCACAATCTGCTTGAGTCTTACATTTAGGATTTGCACTTAATTGAGTGATCATGcctataaatacataaaaaaaatattaattattatgaacaaatataatataaaataacaagtATGGTAAGATGCTAATACCTAGCAAAATAATAGTAACCAATAGATTCATCTTGATAAGGGCACTCTTTTccatgttatattttttatgtttaaaatttgtatGTTCTAGGCAAGCTATATGTTGTATTATTTATAGtagatttttgttttattaaattttttttaattaattagttgttaCTGTAATCTCTTTaagattttgaaattattaattaataacattaaaaaatcttttaaaaagttaataaaaagttgttgaaattacatataaatggtaaatagtttaatatgtttcaatttatttatatagagagagatagaaAGAGAGGTATCACACATTGACTTTCACTtgttaagaaataataaatcaCTTAAACAAGGACAGAATATTATCGAATATGActttctttctaattttttatatttataattttctctcttctctaaTCTTTTACATGATAATTTGTTTCATGTGGATGTCAGGTGGGGTTCGTTGAGAAGTCGTTGTCCCAACGTCGCTctcctttttatatatatatatatatatatatatataatttttcgcAAACAATTCGACATATGCGTTGTAATGGAAGGACTCAATAATctaatattaaacattattatatacaGATATTTCCCCCATTTGTCTAGGtttttataatctaaattaaagTGTAAACTTGAACTCTTtccttttaatttttagaaaatgaagaactttttttatttaaagaaacaGTATAAACGTTATGGGCACACAAATCCCATTATGCGTGCTATTTTCTCTTCCAACCGGATTCTATTCGCAAACTCATCTTGCGTTTAGATTTTAGACGACTCTCCCTTTCAGCGCAAATATACGTTGGCACTGTTCATTCTTCATTCTggccatttttttaaaatggtccttaatctatttatttttttattttttaatataatcttaAATATCTATAATGCAAATTTATCatctaacatttttttacttttaaaataaaaattataatattttttaaatgtataattaaatcattaaattatataatttatctaatttattttataaatttatatttttatgttacgaataaatatagaaattttttttttttttttttttataaataatgtttgttttaatatattatgtttgtttatttaaatatattattaaattatttggttgattataaattattgatatataattaattttatctttattttattaaatgaataaaaaaatattgtagttaaatatgtaaagttgataaatatatagataatattaataagattaaaaagttagtgtaagaaaaaatatttttttgagtttgaaaatgagttttttggTTGGAAAAAAATTACTGTTATgacgtttactgcattttgaatttgaaaatgaatttgtgAGTTGGAAATGGTATTaccaatattaaaataaattaaatattattatgttagtaatatttataataaatttgatttttgtaaCTGTTTGTGTGAGTGGTTATGGTAATATCTTGTAGGatattagattaattttttaatccacTAAATATATCAAATAGTTCCAGGAGATAAATGTCTAATTCCgattataatgttttaagttgaaattAAGATACTTACGGGTGAGAATTGATAGAcgatattaaaaataaaataataatagaattttGGTTTTTAATGGTTTGACTAAGTGGTTATTGGTAATATCTTTAACATATACTCTTATGAATTTTATAATCTAAAAAGAAGTTTAATTGGTTATTGATTtaggaataattttttttttcaataaaaaacgAACTGCACCTCACGTACAGAAGAAATTTAGGGACAACTATAAATATAAtcgtaattaaattttaaaatttctgaagagttatatatttatgtagtGATAAgaccttttatttttattaaatgaaagaaattaatatttgaatattaaggacatgttaaatttttatgtttttttttgtaaacaaAGTTTCAAATgatgaatatttgaaaattgaaaagagttttctttttcttttttttatttgtactcataaacattttttataatactAATCTAATAAATAAGAACATCCTTTATCATcatactttaataaaaaaaaaatagtctaaCTAATCACAACtgaataatattgaaaattgaaaaataaaaataaaatgaatgataaaatattacttcatttttctcatttttgtaCACACCACTACAAAAactaatctttatttattttttcttatcactattacttatatttattattaaagctttagaattggaattaaaatgTGAGAAAACAAAACCTATTAAAATAACACAGTGATAAGAGTAGTTTAAGAGACGAAGATGTTACGAGTTAGATTATATCTAGAAACGCTTTGAATATAAACGGATGACCATGAATAATCATGACTATGAAATATCATGCTccttagtttaaaataaaaaattgagaaaacaGATTAATACTTACGAATTAACCGCAATGTTGaaagttataataaatttgtttagcctaaataaaatcaatcttAGATGTTATGTACTATTTCACAATTATTTtgatctatttttattttattttaaatttttgatcaATAAATTATACTTTGTTCAATTCTCTATAACATGTAATTATTTtcccaaaatatatatatatatattttttgattttttttccatgtatgatttttttagaaaatgattattccttttatttaaaaaacaattatattttaacaaataaaaacaaactattCTTTCTAATTacatgttacaacaatattaatttcttttttttccgATTCAACCGATGGTTGACTAGGGTAGAGCggaatgatatttgtgttccTGTTCTAAGTTTGTATCTAttatgtcaaaaaaaaattaataaacacaattaaatatataagagttttaagtttatttatatatagagaagaaatttgagagagaaaatatggaATGGAATAATGTGACATAATCtgattaactaaaaaaataatagtttttttttattttttctctccttaccctttatattttttttcaaggaGGAGTGATGGTAACATATCATTCTCTATTCTATTTACTCTctcaaatttttaaatttaaaaaaaatatatatatatatacattaattttatcattgaaatataacattttcaaataaagtaatATGTACAAAGTAAGTTTAGACTTTAGAGGGAAAATTGAACTTTttgactttaaaataaaaaagcaaGTAGTGCTTCGCACAGAACCA
Proteins encoded:
- the LOC124911586 gene encoding poly [ADP-ribose] polymerase 2-like, which produces MTSKLKVDELRTELENRGLSSGGTKPKLVKRLEAAIRKEIKQSKVLEDDSSTRNKRQRESEDGVPTGSDKIRAMDKFRAMNVQNLREHASLRGISTSGTKKELLERLCADSENDLNNGDNFADQKEEVTNFKEEKLVTATKKGAAVLDQCLPDDVQAQFHVLEEGDDIYDAMLNQTNVRDNNNKFYVIQLLESDDGSRYMVYTRWGRVGVKGQNKIFGPYTSKDSAIQQFESKFYTKTKNDWSDRKEEFVSHPKCYTWLEMDYTSQENDSFTKRETCEIPRNLETKLEAPVAKFISLICNISMMRRQMMEIGYNAEKLPLGKLSKSTISKGYGVLKRIADMIGQLDRKTIEQLSGEFYTVIPHDFGFKKMRDFVIDTPQKLKSKLEMVEALGEIELASKLLKDDIDTQDDPLYSHYQRLNCHLTHVEADSREFLMIERYMKNTHAKTHSDYTVDIAQIFRVSREGEDDCFKKFSSTKNRMLLWHGSRLTNWAGILSRGLRIAPPEAPVTGYMFGKGVYFADMFSKSANYCYASNSSPVGVLLLCEVALGDMAELQSADYNADNLPEGKLSTKGIGATAPDSSEFQTLENGVVVPLGKPKQQMRKRGALLYNEYIVYNVDQIRMRYVIQVNFKY